In the Flavobacterium acetivorans genome, one interval contains:
- a CDS encoding SusC/RagA family TonB-linked outer membrane protein translates to MRLKFKWIFTLLIALSVQFSFAQEKTVSGVVSDASGPIPGANVIVKGTKIGVQTDFDGKYSVRAKVGDVLVFSFIGMDNSSVTVGVSNTVNVKLTSGSQALEEVVVVGYGTQKKSEITGSISQIKGGEIKGLVTQSFDQQLAGRAAGVQITQNSGLIGAAPRIRIRGINSINSSTYPLIVVDGLPISTGDLGGYAANNALADINPNDIESFEILKDGAASAVYGSRASNGVILITTKKGKEGKTNFSYNTYTGFAEVAEYADLLKTDDFIQISNEKRANRGLGVWAVGNTVDTDWQKAILRSALQLEHNLNFSGGLGSGTYYASVGYAKQEGIILSNDLERYNAKFNVDQKITKNFKIGSNVALSRTLTNGLNTGNNSLSGAMFNVIRQLPNTEVYDVNGPRGYNIATVGANTIVGRGQNTAYIANNLPNIRFVLDKNIQRTTTNRVLASVFGEYAIKPWLNFRTQVSLDQSNATGLRFWHPFHGDGVSSKGRIENSTDISQTYNWQNILSFNKDFNQHSLSLSAVNEYQKNEVNGYIGGGTDLADEFFSQNVITGSYGTPFSSGYKSANAIVSYLGKAGYNFDKRYYVQASLRKDLMSKFAPDLRSEVFPGVSVGWTASNEKFFEKINNYVNDFKVRASWGKTGNFSVLGGDFPYMGTYRPRKYGDYNGVAFTNMENLKLTWEVIEKRNIGVDFGLLGNKIKFVVDYYSNDADKLVERFQTPMSLGVPNNQYTANVGNINNSGWEFGVDFNVINKEKFTFDVNANLSFNKNKVVSLSKGIDQISTYNIIKEGLPLNSLYGVKYWGVNASNGNPVYYKNDGSLVQGNLATNNYRVFDPANPTDISKTATSPDLMVLGNTLPKYFGAVDLKLKYHNFDFGTLVRFSGGNKIMNVTRYEMLSQNFNNNSTEILGRWQSVDNPGDGWTPKLWSSADPIVNGPITSNSRFVEKGDFIKFDNISLGYNLPSSITEKLNIKNFRLYILAQNAIIITKYSGSDPEMEIGGVDYNVVPRSRVFSVGLNVGL, encoded by the coding sequence ATGAGATTAAAATTCAAATGGATCTTTACGCTATTGATAGCGTTGTCTGTGCAGTTTTCTTTTGCTCAAGAGAAAACCGTTAGTGGAGTTGTTTCAGATGCTTCAGGTCCGATACCTGGTGCAAACGTAATTGTTAAAGGAACCAAAATAGGTGTTCAAACAGATTTTGATGGTAAGTATTCCGTTAGAGCCAAAGTGGGAGATGTTTTAGTATTCTCTTTTATAGGGATGGATAATTCATCTGTAACAGTTGGTGTTTCTAATACTGTAAATGTAAAATTGACATCAGGTTCACAAGCTCTAGAAGAGGTGGTAGTTGTGGGGTATGGAACTCAAAAAAAGAGTGAAATAACGGGTTCGATTTCTCAAATTAAAGGTGGAGAGATTAAAGGTCTTGTTACTCAGAGTTTTGATCAACAATTAGCTGGAAGAGCTGCTGGTGTGCAAATAACTCAAAACTCTGGTTTAATAGGGGCAGCGCCAAGAATTAGAATTAGAGGTATTAATTCAATAAATTCTAGCACTTATCCTTTAATTGTTGTGGATGGTTTGCCAATTTCTACTGGAGATTTAGGTGGTTATGCTGCTAATAATGCTTTAGCTGATATTAATCCTAATGATATAGAATCTTTTGAAATATTGAAAGATGGTGCAGCATCTGCTGTTTATGGGTCAAGAGCTTCTAATGGGGTTATTTTGATTACGACCAAAAAGGGTAAAGAAGGAAAAACAAATTTCAGTTATAATACCTACACGGGCTTTGCTGAAGTTGCTGAATATGCAGATTTGCTAAAGACGGATGATTTTATTCAAATTTCTAACGAAAAAAGAGCTAATAGAGGTCTTGGTGTTTGGGCTGTTGGCAATACTGTTGATACTGACTGGCAAAAAGCAATTCTAAGAAGTGCTTTACAATTAGAACACAATCTAAATTTCTCTGGAGGATTAGGGAGTGGTACATATTATGCTTCTGTAGGATATGCGAAGCAAGAAGGTATAATTTTGTCTAATGATTTGGAACGTTATAATGCTAAGTTTAATGTTGATCAAAAAATTACTAAAAACTTCAAAATTGGTTCAAATGTAGCTTTATCAAGAACATTGACAAATGGTTTGAATACAGGTAATAATTCTCTTTCGGGAGCAATGTTTAATGTAATCCGTCAATTACCAAATACTGAAGTTTATGATGTGAATGGTCCTAGAGGTTATAATATTGCAACTGTGGGAGCAAATACAATTGTAGGAAGAGGTCAAAATACTGCTTATATTGCAAATAATCTTCCAAATATCAGATTTGTTTTGGATAAAAATATTCAGCGAACTACGACAAATCGAGTTCTGGCAAGTGTGTTTGGAGAATATGCTATTAAGCCTTGGTTGAACTTTAGAACTCAAGTAAGTTTAGATCAGTCGAATGCAACAGGTTTAAGATTTTGGCATCCTTTTCATGGTGATGGGGTGAGTTCAAAAGGAAGAATCGAGAATAGTACGGATATTTCACAAACCTATAACTGGCAAAATATTCTTTCTTTTAATAAAGATTTTAATCAGCATAGTTTATCTCTATCTGCTGTTAATGAGTATCAAAAAAACGAAGTTAATGGTTATATAGGGGGAGGAACGGATTTAGCAGATGAGTTCTTTTCTCAAAACGTTATAACGGGATCTTACGGAACTCCTTTTTCAAGTGGGTATAAATCTGCAAATGCAATAGTTTCTTATTTAGGTAAAGCAGGATATAATTTTGATAAGAGATATTATGTTCAAGCTTCCTTGCGTAAAGATTTAATGTCAAAATTTGCACCTGATTTGAGGTCAGAGGTTTTTCCTGGAGTATCGGTAGGTTGGACTGCATCAAATGAAAAGTTCTTTGAGAAAATTAACAATTATGTTAATGATTTTAAAGTTAGAGCTTCGTGGGGTAAAACAGGTAACTTTAGTGTATTGGGAGGTGATTTTCCTTATATGGGAACTTATAGACCTAGGAAATATGGAGATTATAATGGTGTAGCGTTTACAAACATGGAAAACTTGAAATTGACATGGGAAGTTATCGAAAAACGTAATATCGGTGTTGATTTTGGATTATTAGGGAATAAAATTAAATTTGTTGTCGATTACTATAGTAATGATGCGGATAAATTAGTTGAAAGATTTCAAACACCTATGTCGTTAGGGGTGCCAAACAATCAGTATACTGCGAATGTTGGAAATATTAACAATAGCGGTTGGGAATTTGGTGTTGATTTTAATGTAATAAACAAAGAGAAGTTTACTTTTGATGTGAATGCAAATTTATCATTCAACAAGAATAAAGTAGTTTCATTGTCAAAAGGAATTGATCAAATTTCTACGTATAATATTATTAAAGAAGGATTGCCTTTGAATTCACTTTATGGAGTTAAATATTGGGGTGTTAATGCCAGTAATGGTAATCCTGTATACTACAAAAATGACGGCAGTTTAGTTCAAGGAAATTTGGCTACTAATAATTATAGGGTTTTTGATCCGGCAAACCCAACAGATATTTCTAAAACTGCTACATCTCCAGATTTAATGGTTTTAGGAAATACTTTACCTAAGTATTTTGGGGCTGTTGATTTAAAATTGAAGTATCATAATTTTGATTTTGGTACATTAGTGAGATTCAGCGGTGGAAATAAAATAATGAATGTTACTAGATATGAGATGTTAAGTCAAAACTTTAATAATAACTCTACTGAGATTTTAGGAAGATGGCAAAGTGTTGATAATCCTGGAGACGGATGGACACCTAAGTTATGGTCAAGTGCAGATCCTATAGTAAACGGGCCTATTACATCAAATTCTAGGTTTGTTGAGAAAGGTGATTTTATCAAATTTGACAATATATCTTTAGGATATAACTTGCCTTCTAGTATTACTGAGAAATTAAATATTAAGAATTTTAGACTTTATA
- a CDS encoding RagB/SusD family nutrient uptake outer membrane protein, with translation MKKILIFSLAISVFLISCESDYLDARPDGGTTTDSQLDEIAKVNPKVLNGLLLGVYSTMYTVGAGGTDDHSDFGQKGVDITLDLLSSDMAYTANNYGWYNALTQLTATPNFANNENYKPWRYYYKIILGANSVIDALGGTDAVLVDQEAKNVMGQAKGLRAYAYFYLSQMYQISYKADELILPIYKDAKSNNQPKSKASEVYDLMISDLTQSIAYLDGYTRSAKFNLDKNVAKGLLAYVYAARGTTDDLTKIVSLTNDILAAYPLTTKSQSTAVLANGVLTNSDSGFNNVNTPSWMWGVDLTNAINLDLISWWGQMDYYTYSYSWAGDPKGIDRDLLLSIPTTDIRRAQFSSGSFRPLGKFFDPKRVVGGQRVIETDYIYMRSDEFLLLNAEANAKLNNEGAAIDSLKKLLAIRFASALDYAYVDALGGDALKDEIYKQMRVELWGEGKIYLAMKRNKRSSTRASNHLNLKGQTFTYDDPRLSFLIPQQEVLNNPFID, from the coding sequence ATGAAAAAAATACTAATATTTAGTTTAGCTATTTCAGTTTTTTTGATTTCTTGTGAATCAGATTACTTGGATGCGCGCCCTGACGGAGGAACCACTACGGATTCTCAGCTAGATGAAATTGCAAAAGTGAATCCAAAAGTTTTAAACGGTTTGTTGCTAGGGGTGTATTCAACTATGTATACTGTAGGTGCTGGTGGAACAGATGATCATTCTGACTTTGGTCAAAAAGGAGTTGATATTACCTTAGATTTATTGAGTTCTGATATGGCTTATACAGCTAATAATTATGGTTGGTATAATGCACTTACGCAATTGACGGCTACTCCTAATTTTGCAAATAATGAAAATTACAAGCCTTGGAGATATTATTATAAGATCATCTTGGGAGCTAATTCTGTAATTGATGCTTTAGGAGGTACTGATGCTGTTCTTGTAGATCAAGAGGCAAAAAACGTTATGGGGCAAGCAAAAGGTTTACGTGCTTATGCTTATTTTTATTTGTCTCAGATGTATCAAATATCTTATAAAGCGGATGAATTAATATTGCCAATTTATAAAGATGCGAAGTCTAATAATCAGCCGAAGAGTAAAGCTTCAGAAGTTTATGATTTGATGATTTCTGATTTGACTCAGTCTATAGCTTATTTAGATGGTTATACACGTTCTGCAAAATTTAATTTAGACAAGAATGTTGCTAAAGGTTTGTTAGCGTATGTTTATGCTGCTCGTGGTACTACAGACGATTTAACAAAAATTGTGTCTTTAACGAACGATATTTTAGCTGCTTATCCGTTAACAACTAAAAGTCAATCTACTGCTGTTTTAGCTAATGGTGTTTTAACTAATAGTGATTCTGGCTTTAATAATGTTAACACTCCAAGTTGGATGTGGGGTGTTGATTTGACAAATGCGATCAATCTTGATCTTATATCTTGGTGGGGTCAGATGGATTATTATACATACAGCTATTCATGGGCTGGAGATCCAAAAGGTATTGATCGTGATTTGTTGCTTTCTATACCTACTACGGACATAAGAAGAGCTCAGTTTTCAAGTGGTTCTTTTAGGCCTTTAGGTAAGTTTTTCGATCCAAAGCGTGTAGTTGGAGGTCAAAGAGTAATTGAAACTGATTATATTTATATGAGATCTGATGAGTTTTTACTTTTAAATGCTGAAGCAAATGCTAAGTTAAATAATGAAGGTGCTGCTATTGATAGCCTTAAGAAGTTATTAGCTATTCGATTTGCTTCTGCTCTAGACTATGCTTATGTTGATGCTTTGGGGGGTGATGCATTAAAAGACGAGATCTATAAACAAATGCGTGTTGAGTTATGGGGTGAAGGTAAAATTTATTTAGCTATGAAGAGAAATAAAAGATCCAGTACAAGAGCTTCTAATCATCTTAATTTGAAAGGTCAGACATTCACATATGATGATCCTCGTTTATCATTTTTGATTCCGCAACAAGAAGTTTTAAATAATCCATTTATAGATTAA
- a CDS encoding SusC/RagA family TonB-linked outer membrane protein: MRLKFKWIFTLLVALSMQFSFAQEKTVSGVVSDATGPIPGANVIVKGTKTGVQTDFDGKYSVRAKVGDVLVFSFIGMNNSSVTVGAASNVNVKLTAASQALEEVVVVGYRTVSTQSFTGSAKQVKSENIEKKSVSNISQALAGEVAGVRVINTSGQPGSAATIRIRGIGSVNGNRAPLYVVDGIPFNGTLSAINPSDIESTTVLKDAEATAIYGSRGANGVILVSTKKGKSNTSFIEVDSKIGLNYSLLPRYKTIKSPDEYIGYAWESLLNQGKYYEGLSGTAATDYANSSLFNPNNAGIDPTYNMWNVANGADLIDPATGKVKAGVTRRYTPEKWEDFGFQKAVRQEINLTLGGGEGKTKYFSSLGYLNDKGYIVNSNFERISTRLNVTHEVKPWLSGSANFGYTNSTTNSNGQSSDSGSVFWFVDNIPSIYPLFQRDASGAIINDPIYGGGLYDYGLTRGFGGLTNSISDAVRSVNVTKRNELNLNTSLDFKIASFLTFETRFGAQYFNSAYTNKENPFYGPSASQGGSIFKRNTELLNYNFQKLLRFKKSFGDHRIDGLLAHENTNYENRVLTASKYNLLDPEGTELGNAVVSNPSDSFADRFSLESVFGQVSYNFKDTYYFSGTVRRDGSSRFLNNKWGTFGAVGAGWVVSNESFMSDVSWLKFLKLKASYGVIGDQGGASLYSGYDIYNTSNLNDEFSIAFATKGNPNLTWEKSNMFQTGVEFRLGKFLDVTVEYYNKKTDNLFFNRRVGPSVGYASIFVNDGALVNNGVEFDLTAHVLKGNDYFLDLSFNGELINNKLTRMPIDPATGEQKVIDIDGIYGRSVGNSIYDFYMREFAGVDPADGRSQWNAYYFDANANGAKDSNEDFITSMEEYVRANPNNVSGIVETTTKTYSQAATKYVGKTAVPKIRGAFNVNTGFKGFDLSMQFLYGIGGYSYDGAYAGLMGSGQAGSNNWHVDIQDRWQKPGDVTNVPRLSNGKDPNVNSSSTRFLTKSDYISLNNVRIGYTLPKQFVTKIGLSSLNFFVSGDNLWLSSKRTGFNPSTSEAGSSDTYRYSPLSTISYGVRVKF, from the coding sequence ATGAGATTAAAATTCAAATGGATTTTTACGCTATTGGTAGCGTTATCTATGCAGTTTTCTTTTGCTCAAGAAAAAACTGTTAGTGGAGTTGTTTCAGATGCAACAGGGCCAATTCCTGGTGCGAACGTAATTGTTAAAGGAACTAAAACAGGTGTTCAAACAGATTTTGATGGTAAGTATTCGGTTAGAGCAAAAGTTGGAGATGTTTTAGTGTTTTCATTCATTGGAATGAATAATTCTTCTGTTACTGTTGGTGCTGCATCTAATGTGAATGTGAAGTTGACTGCTGCCTCGCAAGCTCTAGAGGAAGTAGTAGTTGTAGGTTACCGAACAGTTTCAACGCAATCTTTTACTGGATCAGCAAAACAAGTTAAGTCTGAAAATATTGAGAAAAAAAGTGTTTCAAATATTTCTCAGGCATTAGCAGGTGAGGTTGCAGGTGTTAGGGTAATTAATACTTCTGGACAACCGGGATCTGCGGCTACTATACGTATTCGTGGTATAGGTTCTGTTAATGGTAATAGAGCTCCTCTTTATGTGGTTGATGGAATTCCTTTTAATGGGACGTTGAGTGCTATTAATCCAAGCGATATTGAGTCAACGACTGTTTTGAAAGATGCTGAGGCGACAGCGATTTATGGTTCGCGTGGAGCTAATGGTGTGATTCTTGTATCTACTAAAAAAGGTAAATCAAATACTAGTTTTATTGAGGTAGATTCGAAAATTGGTTTAAATTATTCTTTATTGCCTCGTTATAAAACAATTAAATCTCCTGATGAGTATATTGGTTATGCGTGGGAGTCATTGTTGAATCAGGGTAAGTATTATGAAGGTTTGTCAGGAACTGCTGCTACAGATTACGCTAATTCATCTTTGTTTAATCCGAATAATGCGGGTATCGATCCTACTTATAATATGTGGAATGTTGCTAATGGTGCTGATTTAATTGATCCTGCAACAGGAAAGGTTAAGGCTGGGGTAACTAGGAGATATACACCGGAAAAATGGGAGGATTTTGGTTTTCAAAAAGCGGTACGTCAAGAGATTAATTTAACTTTAGGTGGTGGAGAAGGTAAGACAAAATACTTCTCTTCTTTGGGTTATTTAAATGATAAGGGGTATATTGTGAATTCTAATTTTGAGCGTATCTCAACGCGTTTAAATGTTACTCATGAAGTGAAGCCTTGGTTATCAGGTAGCGCTAATTTTGGATATACTAATTCAACAACAAATAGTAATGGGCAATCTTCAGATTCAGGAAGTGTTTTTTGGTTTGTAGATAATATTCCTTCAATTTATCCATTGTTTCAGCGTGATGCCTCTGGGGCGATTATTAACGATCCAATATACGGTGGAGGTTTGTATGATTATGGATTGACAAGAGGTTTTGGTGGTTTAACAAATTCAATTTCTGATGCTGTTCGTAGTGTGAATGTTACGAAACGTAATGAGTTGAATTTGAATACTTCATTAGATTTTAAAATAGCAAGCTTTTTGACATTTGAGACTCGTTTTGGAGCTCAGTATTTCAATAGTGCCTATACTAATAAGGAGAATCCTTTTTATGGTCCTTCAGCTTCTCAAGGGGGGTCGATTTTTAAAAGAAATACAGAATTATTGAATTATAATTTTCAAAAATTACTGCGTTTCAAAAAGTCATTTGGCGATCATCGTATAGACGGTCTTTTAGCTCATGAGAATACCAACTATGAGAATAGAGTGTTGACAGCTTCTAAGTATAATTTATTAGATCCTGAAGGAACAGAATTAGGTAATGCTGTAGTAAGTAATCCTTCTGACTCTTTTGCTGATAGGTTTTCATTAGAGAGTGTTTTTGGTCAGGTTTCTTATAATTTTAAAGATACTTATTATTTTTCTGGTACGGTGAGAAGAGATGGTTCTTCAAGATTTTTAAATAATAAATGGGGAACTTTTGGGGCAGTAGGTGCCGGTTGGGTAGTTTCGAATGAATCATTTATGAGTGATGTAAGTTGGTTGAAATTTTTGAAATTAAAAGCAAGTTACGGGGTTATTGGAGATCAAGGAGGTGCTTCTTTGTATTCAGGATATGATATTTATAATACATCTAACTTGAATGACGAGTTTTCAATTGCTTTCGCTACGAAAGGGAATCCAAATTTGACATGGGAAAAATCTAATATGTTTCAGACGGGTGTTGAATTTAGATTAGGGAAATTTTTAGACGTTACTGTTGAGTACTATAACAAAAAAACGGATAATTTATTTTTTAATAGACGTGTAGGTCCATCTGTTGGGTATGCTTCAATTTTTGTTAATGATGGCGCATTGGTTAATAATGGGGTGGAGTTTGATTTAACTGCACATGTGTTAAAAGGGAATGATTATTTCTTAGATTTGTCGTTTAATGGTGAGTTGATTAATAATAAGCTTACACGTATGCCTATTGATCCTGCAACAGGAGAGCAAAAAGTAATTGATATTGATGGTATATACGGAAGATCTGTTGGTAATTCTATATATGATTTTTACATGAGAGAGTTTGCTGGAGTTGATCCTGCTGATGGTCGTTCTCAATGGAATGCATATTATTTTGATGCTAATGCAAATGGAGCGAAAGATAGTAATGAAGATTTTATTACTTCAATGGAAGAGTATGTTAGAGCTAATCCTAATAATGTAAGCGGTATTGTTGAAACAACTACTAAAACTTACAGCCAAGCTGCTACGAAATATGTTGGAAAAACAGCAGTTCCAAAAATACGTGGTGCTTTTAATGTGAATACCGGATTTAAAGGTTTTGACTTGTCAATGCAATTTTTGTATGGTATTGGAGGTTATTCATATGATGGAGCTTATGCAGGTTTAATGGGCTCAGGTCAAGCTGGTTCAAATAATTGGCATGTTGATATTCAAGATCGTTGGCAAAAACCTGGGGATGTAACAAATGTTCCTAGATTATCTAATGGTAAAGATCCGAATGTGAATTCTTCATCAACTCGTTTCCTTACAAAGTCTGATTACATTTCTTTGAACAACGTTAGAATTGGATATACGCTTCCAAAGCAATTTGTTACAAAAATCGGATTGTCTAGTTTGAACTTCTTTGTTTCTGGTGATAATTTATGGTTGAGTTCTAAAAGGACTGGTTTTAATCCATCTACTAGTGAAGCAGGTTCTTCGGATACTTATCGTTATTCTCCATTGTCTACCATTTCTTATGGAGTTCGTGTTAAATTTTAA